A segment of the Verrucomicrobiia bacterium genome:
GGTCTGTGCATATCCCTGGATCCCGCTTGAGTCCATTGGACCAGCTCTCTGCCGACGCCTGTCTGCACGAACGGAAGGCAGATGACAATCCGCTTTATGTGCTTTGCCAATCGGGAAGCCGGGCGCGCCGGGCCATTGAGCGGCTGGAGCAGGAGGGAATTCGCAATGCCCTTCTCGTCGAAGGGGGAATCCAGGCATGGATCGATGCCGGCCTGCCCGTTGTGCGCGGAACCTCGCAGGTGCTGCCGCTCATGCGGCAGGTGCAGGTGGTTGTGGGACTGATCTCAGCCGCGGGCGCCATTCTCGCTCTGGCGGTGGATCTGCGGTTCGCCGTGATTCCACTGCTGATGGGCGCGGGCCTCCTGTTCGCCGGCCTGACCGGAACTTGCGGACTTGCGCTTGTCCTCGCGCGGATGCCGTGGAATCAGACGAGCCTGCCGCCACAGCCAGGCTGCTGCGGTGCGAACCGTCCGGGAGATCTATGAAAGCAACGCGTCGAATCCTCATTGTAGGCGGCGTTGCCGGTGGCGCGTCAGCGGCTGCAAGGGCGCGCCGGGTGGATGAAAAGGCCGAGATTCACCTTTTCGAGCGCGGCGCATTTATTTCATTCGCGAACTGCGGCCTCCCTTATTTCATTGCCGGGGAAATCGATGATCGATCGAAGCTGATCATCATGACCCCGGAGAAGCTTTGGGAAAGGTCGCGGATTCACGCTCACGTGCGGCATGAAGTCCTCGCGATCAACCGTGCCGCCAAAACCATTCGGGTGAAAGGCCCTGATGGCGCCGAGCGCGACGAGCACTACGATCGTTTGATCCTTAGCCAGGGTGCGAAGCCTATTGTTCCGCCGATCCCTGGAATCGATCTTCCGCATGTGTTCACCTTGCGAGACATTCCCGACATGGATCGCATTGCCGCGTTTCTGGAACACAAACGCCCGCGCCGCGCCGTCGTCATTGGTGGAGGATTCATCGGAATCGAAATGGCCGAAGCGTTTCATCGCCGGGGACTTCACGTGACGATCGTTGAACGGAATCGCCATATTCTGCCGCTGCTGGATTCGGACATGGCAGAACACCTGAAGGGACAGGTCGAGCGGCCGGATTTCTGCTTCCGTCCCAACTCCCAGG
Coding sequences within it:
- a CDS encoding rhodanese-like domain-containing protein; amino-acid sequence: MIKESKQSPRSISVAELARVVSAGHSVNLLDVRTPAEHGSVHIPGSRLSPLDQLSADACLHERKADDNPLYVLCQSGSRARRAIERLEQEGIRNALLVEGGIQAWIDAGLPVVRGTSQVLPLMRQVQVVVGLISAAGAILALAVDLRFAVIPLLMGAGLLFAGLTGTCGLALVLARMPWNQTSLPPQPGCCGANRPGDL